In Plasmodium vinckei vinckei genome assembly, chromosome: PVVCY_13, a single genomic region encodes these proteins:
- a CDS encoding cytoplasmic tRNA 2-thiolation protein 2, putative, with protein MNSKNMEDKSNDINNEKINLSICYKCKKKNASVSTREKSCKDCFLLLVEYTFKNTLREKCLFKSKPGFCNYKGKGKTEQTKKNDNTNSSRNNNEKKKNEDKTPIMKNNHIDENFQKTNGPKEYSKNDNTFERSQNKKKTTIAFSGEICSSILLYLFIKYLQSAKNKKNDMLLMNEHAIFSEVIFVDIFDDETYILKLIKIIEEIFELLEKSNDKNYAEKEEEENSTQRKNISPIAYKDQITFNKGVFKKKINKIYFTVLKSNYFIKEEHQDKFLQSYDAVKKEKNYYLNYINELIIYNNILKYCKDEQINYVLWGNNANNISNKSFLYTIIGNGINIPLCTSYIDNRYEPIKFIKPLKDLLDKEIYIYAFYKDIKYGYNKIFDGNILYSAINNLLSNLDSKNNTTSIVNNTCNHLVNLMDYTRKDQKIVSHSCESNYDIIEKRDDKSINWDNNDANNNTNENEKKKESSLNSDETKSSNNNIYENLNNYNKNSLCYICSGNKETPEEKNFIYKMNKIQTKYIIRMKYTDNICSTCLNIFSSNERFFNLFDALI; from the coding sequence atgAATAGCAAAAATATGGAAGACAAATCAAATGAcattaataatgaaaaaataaatttatcaaTCTGctataaatgtaaaaaaaaaaatgcttcAGTTTCTACAAGGGAAAAGTCATGTAAAGACtgctttttattattagtagaatatacatttaaaaatactttAAGAGAAAAATGTTTGTTTAAAAGCAAACCAGGTTTTTGTAACTACAAAGGAAAGGGCAAAACTGAgcaaacgaaaaaaaatgataataccAATAGCagtagaaataataatgagaaaaagaaaaatgaagaCAAAACAccaattatgaaaaataaccACATTGATGAAAATTTCCAAAAAACAAATGGACCAAAGGAATATagtaaaaatgataacACCTTTGAAAGATcccaaaacaaaaaaaaaactacaATAGCATTTTCTGGAGAAATATGTTCTTCTAtccttttatatttatttataaaatatttgcaAAGTgctaaaaataagaaaaatgatATGCTATTAATGAATGAGCATGCAATATTTAGTGAAGTAATTTTTGTTGATATTTTTGATGAtgaaacatatattttgaagttaattaaaattatcgAAGAAATATTTGAACTTTTAGAGAAAAGTAATGACAAAAATTATGCGGAAAAAGAAGAGGAAGAAAATAGCACACAAAGAAAGAATATATCTCCTATAGCATATAAGGACCAAATTACTTTTAATAAGggtgtttttaaaaaaaaaattaacaaaatatattttacagtGCTAAAaagtaattattttataaaagaagAGCATCAAGATAAATTTTTGCAAAGTTATGATGcagtaaaaaaagaaaagaattattatttgaattatataaatgagttaattatatataataacatattaaaatattgtaaagacgaacaaattaattatgTACTTTGGGGAAATAatgcaaataatatttcaaataagtcttttttatatacaataattGGTAATGGTATTAATATACCGTTATGTACGAGTTATATTGATAATAGGTATGAAcctataaaatttattaagcCTTTAAAAGACTTATtagataaagaaatatatatttatgccTTTTACAAAGATATTAAATATggttataataaaatattcgatggaaatatattatacagtgctataaataatttactaTCAAATTTagattcaaaaaataatacaacatctattgttaataatacatGTAATCATTTAGTTAATTTAATGGATTACACACGTAAAGATCAAAAGATTGTATCACATTCCTGTGAAAGCAATTATGATATAATTGAAAAACGGGATGATAAAAGTATTAATTGGGATAACAATGATGCAAAcaataatacaaatgaaaatgaaaaaaaaaaagaaagcaGTTTAAATTCTGATGAAACAAAAtcatcaaataataatatttatgaaaatttaaataattataataaaaattctttATGTTATATTTGTTCTGGTAATAAAGAAACACCAGAAGAGaagaattttatatataaaatgaacaaaattcagacaaaatatattataagaaTGAAATACACAGATAATATATGCTCTACTTgtttgaatatattttcatctaATGAAAggttttttaatttgttcgatgctcttatataa